The Psychrobacillus sp. FSL K6-2836 nucleotide sequence CCAGAGGAATTTTTAATCGGGGGCTTATTTGAAATGCCGATACCTCCGATGATGGATATAATGACTGCATTGGTTTTTTCATTCATTATGGGGATTGGGATTTCCAAACTGAAAGGAAACACGCTGCAAAATGCATTTGAAGAGTTTAGTGAGATTATTGAAAAGGTAATTTCTTATATTATTATTCCGTTATTACCGATACATATTTTTGGAATCTTTATGAATATGGCGTACGGTGGACAAGTTGCGAAGGTATTATCTGTTTTTGGCGTTGTGTTTGTTATGATTATCGTTTTGCATCTTGTAATGCTTTCGTTACAATATACAGCGGCTGGTACGTTAACAGGGAAAAATCCTTTGAAACTGTTAAAAACAATGTCTCCAGCTTACTTTACAGCTTTAGGTACACAGTCATCAGCAGCAACTATTCCGGTGACGCTAAAACAGGTACAGAAAACTGGTGCTTCTGCAAAAGTTACAGACTTTACGATTCCCTTGTTTGCAACAATCCATTTATCAGGGAGCACGATTACGCTTGTGTCTTGTTCAATTGGTGTGTTGCTTATTAATGGACAAGATATTATGTTATCCGCATTCATCCCTTTTATATTTATGCTTGGCGTAACGATGATTGCGGCACCTGGAGTTCCTGGTGGAGCGGTTATGGCAGCGCTTGGATTACTGGAAACAATGCTTGGATTTAACGGGGCAATGATAGGATTGATGATTGCTCTTTACATTGCGCAGGATAGTTTTGGAACGGCGACAAATGTTACTGGAGACGGAGCACTCGCGATTATCGTAGACAAATTTTCCAAAAAAGATTAAGTTTTTTTAAAATTAATGTTTAAGTCCCGATTAAGCGGGTATATAGAACATGAACTAAAAAAAGAGAGGGATGATTCATTATCAGTTCGGACGATTTACCTTATACAGAACAGATGGACCACGCATTTAGAGGAGTACATGGTTTTGGGTACGATGAATTGAGACAAAGTCAGGAATTACGATTGCAAGTTGAAAACAAACGACAGGAAGATCATGAAAAGTGCATGCAATTAGCAGCGAAAATTGATGCCCAGGCATTTAGGGGATAATATACAAGAATCCATGGAGAATTTCTCCGTGGATTCTTTTGTTTTCACTAGCTTCATAGTGAAATCGATTCTCAATTAGTCGATTCTTATTGAAAATATAGAAAGAATACTATTTACCTAATAGTTTAGTGAAAAGTCAAGAGAAAACAGGAAATCTGTATATTCTACAATATTAAATAGAATATGCTCCAAAAGATTTGCAAGGCACCTTAGTTTGAGTTAAGATTAGAATGATAATAAATTAGAATGATTATACATTCGTATTTACTTAATGGAGGTTATTAAATGTCGACTTTAGTTATTAAAGATTTACACGTTGCAATAGACGGTAAAGAGATTTTAAAGGGTGTTAATTTAACGATTAATACAAACGAAATTCACGCAGTAATGGGTCCTAATGGTACAGGTAAATCTACTTTAGCTTCTGCTATTATGGGTCATCCAAAATATGAAGTTACATCTGGTTCAATTGAATTGGACGGAGAAGATGTTTTAGCAATGGAAGTAGACGAACGTGCTCAAGCTGGTCTTTTCCTAGCAATGCAATATCCAAGTGAAATCACTGGAGTTACAAATGCAGATTTCCTTCGCTCAGCGATCAATGCACGCCGCGAGGAAGGCGATGAAATCTCATTAATGAAATTCATTCGTGAGCTTGATAGCAAAATGGAATTTTTGGAAATGGATTTAGATATGGCACAACGTTATTTAAATGAAGGATTCTCAGGCGGAGAGAAAAAACGTAATGAAATTCTTCAATTAATGATGCTACAACCAAAATTCGCTATTCTAGATGAGATTGACTCTGGTCTTGATATCGATGCATTAAAAGTTGTTTCTAAAGGGATTAACCAAATGCGTGGTGAAGGATTCGGAAGCTTAGTAATCACTCACTATCAACGTCTTCTTAACTATATTACTCCTGACCATGTTCATGTTATGATGCAAGGTCGCGTAGTTAAATCTGGCGGACCTGAGCTTGCACAAAGATTAGAAGCAGAAGGCTACGAATGGATTAAAGAAGAGTTAGGAATCGAAGACGAAACAGTTGGACAAGAAGCATAAGAAAGGGGACGAATCAGCATGACGGTTGAAACAAAATTGGCATTAACCGAGCAAGATATCCGCTCCTTTTCAGAAGGTAAGCAAGAACCAAGCTGGATGACAGAACTTCGTCTGAAAGCATTTGGTGAACTTGAAGCACTTCCGATGCCAACACCAGACAAAACAAAAATTACTAATTGGAATTTCACAGAGTTTCCAGTTCATACTGTAGATAGCAGTAAATTTACTTCTTTAGCTGAGCTACCTGAAGAAGTGAAAGCTGTTGTAAATGCGGATGAGCAAAAAAACATTTACATTCAACATAACAATACACCAGCTTTTCTTTCATTATCTGAGGAACTAAAAGCAAAAGGTGTTATTTTAACAGATATATACACTGCAGTTCGTGAGCATTCAGAGCTTGTTCAACAATACTTTATGACAGATGGTGTCAAAGTAACAGAGCATAAATTAACTGCACTCCATGCTGCACTATTAAACGGTGGTGTATTCTTATACGTACCTAAAAATGTAGTAATTGAAGAACCAATTCAAGTTATCTATTTACATGATGATAAAACAGCTTCCCTTTTCAACCATACTTTACTAGTAGCAGATGAAAATAGTTCTGTAACATATGTAGAGAACTACTTATCTACCGTAGATCATGCAGAAGGGCTAGCTAATATCGTAACGGAAGTAATTGCAAAAGATAATTCTAAAGTCACATTCGGTACTGTTGACGTTCTTGCGGAAGGCTTTACAACATACGTTAATCGTCGTGGGGTAACAAGTCGTGATGCTGTACTTGAATGGGCACTTGGTATGATGAATGACAGTGAT carries:
- a CDS encoding dicarboxylate/amino acid:cation symporter, which gives rise to MKRFGLLPRIVVAIVAGVLLGLVVPKIVVEIMATFNSIFSAFLGFIVPFIIIGFIVPGIAKLGKGSGRLLGISTGVAYLSTIVAGFIAFFIASNLLPKLIGGKESVELENPEEFLIGGLFEMPIPPMMDIMTALVFSFIMGIGISKLKGNTLQNAFEEFSEIIEKVISYIIIPLLPIHIFGIFMNMAYGGQVAKVLSVFGVVFVMIIVLHLVMLSLQYTAAGTLTGKNPLKLLKTMSPAYFTALGTQSSAATIPVTLKQVQKTGASAKVTDFTIPLFATIHLSGSTITLVSCSIGVLLINGQDIMLSAFIPFIFMLGVTMIAAPGVPGGAVMAALGLLETMLGFNGAMIGLMIALYIAQDSFGTATNVTGDGALAIIVDKFSKKD
- the sufC gene encoding Fe-S cluster assembly ATPase SufC, coding for MSTLVIKDLHVAIDGKEILKGVNLTINTNEIHAVMGPNGTGKSTLASAIMGHPKYEVTSGSIELDGEDVLAMEVDERAQAGLFLAMQYPSEITGVTNADFLRSAINARREEGDEISLMKFIRELDSKMEFLEMDLDMAQRYLNEGFSGGEKKRNEILQLMMLQPKFAILDEIDSGLDIDALKVVSKGINQMRGEGFGSLVITHYQRLLNYITPDHVHVMMQGRVVKSGGPELAQRLEAEGYEWIKEELGIEDETVGQEA
- the sufD gene encoding Fe-S cluster assembly protein SufD, coding for MTVETKLALTEQDIRSFSEGKQEPSWMTELRLKAFGELEALPMPTPDKTKITNWNFTEFPVHTVDSSKFTSLAELPEEVKAVVNADEQKNIYIQHNNTPAFLSLSEELKAKGVILTDIYTAVREHSELVQQYFMTDGVKVTEHKLTALHAALLNGGVFLYVPKNVVIEEPIQVIYLHDDKTASLFNHTLLVADENSSVTYVENYLSTVDHAEGLANIVTEVIAKDNSKVTFGTVDVLAEGFTTYVNRRGVTSRDAVLEWALGMMNDSDTISENTTHLVGDNSEGHVKMVVVGRGKQKQNFTTKVIHWGKHTEGQILKHGVMKDEASSIFNGIGKIEYGATKSNAEQESRVLMLSEKARGDANPILLIDEDDVTAGHAASVGRVDPLQLYYLMSRGISQHEAERLVIHGFLAPVVNELPIEGVKKQLTEVIERKVR